GGAGTTTGCCACCCGCGCCGACTTCGACCTCACCGATCCGTTGGCCTTCGCCGACCGGAACTGGAAGAACTACTCCACGATCATCAACGCCGGCGCCTACACCGCGGTCGATGCCGCCGAGACTCCCGAGGGGCGTGCCGCTGCCTGGGAGATCAACGTGAACGCAGTAGCCCGCCTGGCCCGCGCCGCGACGGAGAACCGGATAACCCTGGTTCAGGTTTCCTCCGACTACGTCTTTGACGGTACGGCAGCCGAGCACCCCGAGGATGAGCCGTTTTCACCGCTCGGCGTGTACGGGCAGACGAAGGCTGCCGGTGACGCCGTTGTGTCGGCAGTTCCGGCGCACTACATCGTGCGGACCAGCTGGGTCATCGGTGAAGGCAACAACTTTGTCCGCACCATGGCTTCGCTGGCGGAGCGGGGCATCAGCCCCGCGGTGGTCAATGATCAGATCGGCCGGCTCACCTTCACCGAGGACCTTGCCGCCGGCATCCGGCACCTCGTGGAGACAGGCGCCCCGTTTGGCACCTACAACCTCACGAACGACGGCGATCCGGTCTCCTGGGCCGATGTCGCCGCCGATGTCTACGAGACCCTCGGCCGGGCACGCACGGATGTGACCGGGGTGAGCACGGCAGAGTATTTCAAGGGGAAAGCCGGCGTGGCCCCGCGGCCGCTGAACAGTGTCCTTGCCTTGGACAGGATCCGTTCCACCGGTTTCGCACCGGTCGAAGCCTCAGTCCGGCTGGGTCAGTACCTTTCTCCAAAAGCTTCAGCAACCAGCAATATGGGATACTAAACGAGTGAACCGAACATGGATCGTTATTCCGATGTACAACGAAGCCACTGTGGTTGGTTCGGTTATCGAGGATCTCCGCCGGGTCTTTCCGCATGTGGTCTGCGTTGACGACGGCAGCCGCGACGGCTCCCAAGACGCAGCCCGCGCTGCAGGTGCCGTGGTGGTGCAGCATCCGATCAACCTGGGCCAGGGCGCGGCCCTGCAGACCGGCATCGAATATGCGCTTTCCGACCCCGGAATGACCAGCATCGTTACCTTTGATGCCGATGGGCAGCATCGGGTTGTCGACGCTCAGGCGATGGTGGCCCGGCTGGAAGCCGGCGAAGCCGACATCGTGCTGGGTTCCCGTTTCCTGGACAACCGGACCCAGATCTCGAAGGCCAAGCGCCTGGTGCTGAAGACCGCGGCCATCCAGTCGCGCCTGGCCACCGGAATGAACCTGACGGATGCGCACAACGGACTGCGGGCCATGAACCGCGACGTTGCCTCCCGACTGCATTTGACCCAGAACCGCATGGCCCATGCCTCGGAGCTCGTCAACCAGTTGGCCGTGATGAAACCGCACTGGGTGGAGCACCCGGTGGAAATCATCTACACGGACTACTCGAAGTCCAAAGGCCAGTCCTTGCTGAACTCGGTCAACATCCTGGCAGAACTCTTCTTTAGGTGAGCTAAGTGCTACTAATCGTCCAGATCGTCCTCGTCCTGGCAGTCATCCTCGTCTCGCTGGTGCTTATGCGCGGCGGGGCAAACGCCCGCCACCTTGCCGTGCGCCGGATCATGCTGATGGTCTTCGCCCTGGCTGCGGCGCTGTCCATCTTCTTTCCGGACGTCCTTACCCGCGTAGCCAGCTTCCTGGGAGTGGGCCGCGGCACGGACCTCGTGCTGTATGCCACGATCGTCTGCTTCTTCGTGTTCATGGCCACCACGTACCAGCGTTTCCGGACCATGGAGAACTCTGTCACCGCCCTCTCCCGGCGCATTGCCCTCGATGAAGCACCCAAGCCGTGGGTGTCCGCAGACTTTGAGCTGACGGAGTCCCGGACCGATGGGGACCAGCAGCCGAAGGAAGCTCCGCGCTCCTGACGGCACGCACGAATTGCACCGCCACAGCACCGCAACAACCACAGCACCGTAAGAACCACAGCACCGCAACAAGAAGCGGCCGCAGCCCCGAGGGGCTGCGGCCGCTTTTCTGCCCGCACTGCGGCAGGAACCGAATCCGCCTAGCGGAAGAGGTGCTTCGCCAGCTTGGGGATCGCCTCTGTCTTCCGGCTCACCAGGGCGCGCCCGATCATGGTGGCTGCGTTCAGTCGTGAAGTGATGTGGAGGCGGGCGGACCGTGCGGCCCGGTTCCAGCCCATCCGGGAGAAACGCTCGGCTTCGCCTTCAAAGAACCGGCGCTCTTCGTCAAAGCGGCGGCCGTCCAAGGCACGAACCGAGGAATCGGATCCGGAATGGCGCCGGTACAGGAACGCGAGTTCCGGCGTCAGGACCATGGCTCCGCCGTCGGCGGCGATATCCAGGATCAGCGCCAGGTCCTGGACGACGTCGAATTCGCTCCGGAAGCCGATGCGCTTGATGACATCGGAACGCCAGGCGATGGACGGGAAGTAGTGCCAGCCGGCGTGCAGCAGGCTGGTGGCCAGCGCTTCACCTTGAAGCGCCCGCCGGTCATTTCCGCGAGGCGAGGCGGCCTTCTTCACCTGATCAACGAGCGGCTGCGTTGCCCGCCCCGCCTCATCGATAACCTGCACTCCGGGCTGGACAGCGGCGGCCTCGGGGAACTGCTCGAACGCCTCCACCACTACCGAGAGGTAGTTGGGCAGCATGACGTCATCCGCACCCATGATGACCACGATGGGGGCCTCCACCAGGCCCACGGCCTTGCGGTAGTTGCCGTTAGCGCCGAGGTTCACCTCATTGCGCTGGTAGGTCACCCGGGGATCGTCGATGGTGCCGAACCAGCGTGCGGGTTCAGGGTCCGGATAGCCGTCGTCGATGACCACGAGGCGCCAGTCCTGATGCTGCTGCCCCATCACGCTCCGGGCGGCTTGCTTCATGAGTTCCACGTCTCCGTAGTACGGGAACATTACATCAACGGCTGTCACGGCTAGTGGCTTCTTTCACTTCATACTGCAGGCTGCCCAACAGCGGCCGCAGATGGCAGCGCGGCTGCAGGCAGTGTGGAGACATGGGACATGTCCACTATATGGAAGCCGTCCGGCTAAGTCGAAACAGGCCACCGGGTAAACTTGTTGCGTCCGTGCCGCAGATCCTCGAGGAACCCATGACTTCCAGCAGTGCCAGGAACATTCAGACGCCCCAGGTTCGTGTCAGCGTCTGCATGGCGGCGTACAACGGAGCCGCCCACATCGCCGAACAGATCGATTCAATTCTTCCGCAGCTGGGCCCGGCGGACGAACTCGTGATCGTGGACGACGCCTCCACCGACGACACCGTAAAGGTGGTTTCCCGGATCGCCGATGACCGCATCCGCCTGATTTCCTCCAGCGACAACCGCGGATACGTACGGAATTTTGAGGCGGCCCTGACGCAGAGCCGGGGCGAGTACGTTTTCCTCGCGGACCAGGACGATGTCTGGCTCCCGGGCCGCGTGGAGGCAATGATCGCAGCGCTGCAGGACGCCGACGTCGTTGCCAGCAACTTTGGATTCTTCGGTCACCAGCCGCGCCGGATCGAGTCAATCCGGCTCCGGGCCGCGGACAGCTCCCGCCGCTGGGCAAACCTGTTTGCCCTCTGGATCGGTTATCGGCCCTACTTCGGCTGCGCCATGGCGTTCCGCCGCCCGGCGCGGGACCTCATCCTTCCCTTCCCCGATTTCCTGGACGAAACCCACGATCAGTGGATCGCGCTGGTGGGCAACCTCGCGGGGAGGATGGCTCATCTGGAACAGGACACCCTGGTGCGCCGGCTGCACGAGAACAACACCACTCCCAAACAGTGGCGCAGCCTGCGGCTCATCCTGAAAGCCCGGTTCATGCTCGTCCGGGCATTCTTCGAGGCCCGCGGCCGAATCCGCCGCTCGCGCCGCCAGCTGCACCCCTAGCTGTACTGAGACCGGCTAGTTGTACTGAGACCGGCTGCGGAGCCGGCCGTCAGCGACTCCCGCCGGGGGGGGGCATCCCCGGCGGGGATGCCCCGTCAGCGGCGCGGTGTGACCAGTTTGCTGCCTGCCGGGGAGATCTTTCCCATCCGTCCGGTCAGTGCATCCCGGATTCCCAAGCCGATCGCGGCGATCTGGCGGAGGCGGTGCGGCCCGTAAACCACGCGCACACCGTAGAACACCACTTCCAAGCCAATCCTGCGCAGCACCCACACCGGCTGCTTGGTCGCGTACCGGCGGTACATGACGATGCCGTTGCGGGTGATGTAGTAGACCCTGAACGGGGCATGGGAATGGACGAATCGTTTCTGTCCGCCGACGGTGACGTGCCAGGTTCCCAGGCGCATCGGCCTGGCGTCTCCGACGGCGTGAGTGATGTTGCACCCCGGCGCGATGATGGCTTTGAGTCCGTGCTGGCGGATCCGGGCCGTGTACTCGGAATCGACGCAGTCGATGAACAGGTCGTCTTCCAGCATTCCGACCGCTTCAAGCGTTGATGCCGGAATCAGAGTCCCCGACTGCATCGGGTCAAAGGCTTCAGGGAAGTCCTCCCCCGGCTTCTGGAGCATCACCGGAAGCCGGTTGTGGGATTCGGCGCAGACCATGCCCACGGGCACAGCCGCCCGCTTGGCGGCTTCCGCTGCCTGCAGCGCGCGCTCCACGTAATCCGGATCAAGCTCCGAATCCTGGTCCAGGGTCAGATACCATTCGGGGCTGAAGCGGCGCGCGGCAGCGATGCCGGCGTTGAGCGCCGCGGCAATGCCCATGTTGCTTTCCTGCCGGAGAACCAGGGCGCCGGCCGATTCGAGTCCGGCCAGCACCTCCGATACATCCTTCGGAGAACCATCGTCAACGACAACGACGTGGTCGACCTGCTTGAGCAGGCGTTCAACCTTCGCCACCAGGTCTGCCGGCGGGTTGAAGGCGGAGATAACGGCTGTTACTCCGATGGGAACAGACATGCGGGACACCTCTCGCTGAGCGAGTAATCGTTCGGAAATTGCGGCGGTGAATAGGGTGTTACGAGCCCAGGCGCACCGCGCCGCTGATGAGCTGCCCGGGACGGATGGTCCGCGGACGTTTGGCCAGGCCCTCGTACAAGCCGCGGAAGGCCGAGGAGGCCCAGACCTTCCGGTCCTTGGCCTGGGCACCCTGGCGAAGGGCGAGGACCGCCATGCCGGCACCCCAGCGCACCGGGTTCTGCAGCAGCGTGCGCGGCTGCGGGTCGAGGCGCCGCAGCCACAGGTTGTTGCGCAGGTAGTAAAAGAGGCGTCCACCCATGTCAGCCTGGTTTTTCTTCTCGGGGTGGTAGATGCGGCTTCCGGGGATCGCCACGCCGAAGGTGGCCCGGGAGAGCCTCCGGGTGTATTCGGCGTCATCGAACCAGATGAAGAAGTCGGCGTAGGGAAGCGGCATGCCGGCAGCGGCGCGGAGGTCGATCAGGACACCGACAAAGCTGGCGCTGTTGACGGCAATGCCGCCAAGCGCCGCCGCCTTGAGCTGCTTGGACACGTCGCTCGACAGGTCCGGAAGATGGCCCTCGTTGGGCTCACCGGCATCATTGACCACCAGCGAGGTGATGAATCCGGGTCGCTCGTCGGCGTTCTCCATGGCCTGGACCAGCGGACCCAAGCTGCCCTGCAGCGGTTCGGCGTCGTCATCCATCAGCCAGGCCGCATCGTGCCCGCGGGCGATGGCGTGCTCCAGCCCCCAGGCGAATCCACCGGCGCCGCCAAGGTTGTTTCCGGTTTCAAAAATCGTGATGTCCGGGAATTCGCTGCGGACCATGTCCGGGCCCCCGTCCGTTGATCCGTTGTCCACGAGAATGATCTCGTCCGGCCGGTGGTCCTGGTTCTGCAGCGCCGTAAGGCATTTGCGGAGCAGCTCAATGCGGTTGAAGGAGACGACGACGGCTGCTACAGACAAGGAATTCCAATCGTTGATGCAGCACTCCAACGACGGCTTGCGACAGTCAGAGTGCAGGCGGGCACTAGCTCGATGATACCAAGCCAAAGAGCGCCCTGCGTTAGACTTCAATGCGGGACGGGGCAGCGACGGACGGCCGCTGAACTCCGCGCAGCCCGGCAAACGGAGGATATTTCTTTGGGTCAGCGAACGGTGCTGCGGCACGTCCGGCGGTTCGGCGCGTTTGGCGCCTCAGTGGGGATTACCACGCTGGTCGGTGTCTTCGCCATTCCCATTGTCATCGGCAACGCCGGCCAGGAAACGTGGGGCATCATCGCCGTCGGGCAATCGATCGCCCTGCTGTTCGGTGTCCTGGTGTCGTTCGGATGGGGAACGACGGGTCCGGCGATGGTTGCCGGGATGCCCGCGCCGGAGCGGCCGCAGATGTTTTTCGACTCGCTGGTCAGCCGCCTGTACCTCTTTCTCCTGGCCCTTCCGTTGGTCGCGCTGACTGTCCATCTCGTCGCCTCCGACGACGTCGCTGTCAGTTTCACTGCGGGCGTCACCTACCTGGTGCCCTTCCTCGGCGCCTCCTGGTACTTCGTCGGCGACGCCCGGCCGGGACGACTACTGGTCTTCGACACCCTGCCGGTAACCCTCGGAACCGTCCTGGGACTGGTCGGGCTGATGCTGACCGGAAATGTCTTTGTCTACCTCTTCAGCCAGCTGGCGCTCAGTGTGATCGGGGTGTGCGCCAGTGCACTGCTGATCCGGCGAAACGCCGATGAGGCGCCCCGCGTTGACCTCAACCTGCGTCGGGCGGCCGCCCGGCTCGCGGGCCAAAGGCACGGCGTCATCACGGCGGCAACGTCCAGCTTGTATGTCAACACTCCCCTGCTGGTGATCTCAACCGTCATCCCGGCCGGGCGCCCGCTGTTTGCCATGGCGGACAAGTTCTTCCGCTACGGCCTGACAGCGGTCGGGCCGCTGGTGCAGGTCCTTCAGGGCTCCATTGCCGACCCCGTCCCCGCTGTACAGGACCGCCGGATCCGTGTTGCAACGCGGCTGGCCCCTGCCGTGGCCATCGCCGGTGCGGCAGTCATGGCGCTCTGCATCCCCTGGGCCAGCCGGCTGCTCTCCTCCGGCGAGATCGCGGTGGGCTACGGTCTCGCGATCCCCATGGGCATCGTCTTCGGCGCCGTCACCATCTCTCAAATCGTGGGGCTGGCCTGCCTGATCCCCATCGGAGAAGGCAAGGCTCTGGCGTCCTCCACGGTTTTAGGTGCCGGCATTGGAATTCCGCTGATTATTGTCGGTTCGCTCACCGTTGGCGTGGATGGGGTCGCCTGGGCCCTGGCAGCATCGGAAATAACAGTGGCCGTCTACCAGCTCGCCGTCGTCCGGCGCTATTTCCGCCGCCGGCAGGCAGAACCGAAGGACCAGCAGCACAGCTCGCCCGACGCTTCCTGACCGCGGCAGTGTGCGCGTTTGCTCTCACCGACCCAAGTATTTGACCCCGCTCGCGGGGCTGAGGGATAAACTGAGTGCTGGCCGTTTACAGCGGCGCGTTTTAAATTCACCAAGGAGGCCAATTGTCCTGGATACCCGCTCTGCCCGCTCTTCTGACGACGGCGGGGCTGGTGGTCATTCCAGGCTTTGTAATTGCCTTGTGCCTCCGCTTCAAGGGTTTTTCGCTCCTGGCCCTGGCTCCGGCGTTCTCATCAGCCGTCGTCGGCGTCTTCGGAGTCCTCGCCGGCCTTATCGGCGTGCAGTGGAATATCTGGACCTATCTGGCCGGCACGGCAATTACGGCTCTGGCTGCCTTCCTCCTGACTCTCGGCGGCCGGCGCCGGAACACCCCGGCCGCTGAGACTGCGTCGACCGGTGCCCGCAGGGAAAACCATTGGCGCACTGTCTGGGTGCCCGTGGCAGCAGTTGTCATCGCCGCGGCCATGGTGGCCCGGCGCCTCATGCAGCTGATCGGCCAGCCCGACAACTTCGCGCAGAATTTCGACAATGTCTTCCATCTCAATGCCATTCGCTACATTGTCGAAACCGGCTCCGCATCGTCGCTGACGCTCGGACAGGCACAGGGCGAGGGTGCCCTTGGCCTGTATCCGGCCCTGTGGCATTCCTTTGCCGCGATGACGGTCCAGCTCACCGGGGCATCGGTGCCCCTGTCGGAAAACTCAATCAACATTGTTGCCGCAAGCCTGATCTGGCCGCTTGCCTGCGTGTTCCTGGTCCGGAAGGTTTTCGGCACCAATCCCGTCATCACCCTGGCTGCCGGCGTGCTCTCCGCCGTACAGGTAGCCTTCCCCTATATGCTGCTCGTCTGGGGACCGGTGTTCCCCACCATGCTGGCGGTCACCATGCTTCCGCTGCTGATCGGCGTTGTAGTGATGCTGGCCCGCGGATCCGCTTTGGACGCCGACCAGCCGCTGCGCCGCTCCTGGTGGTTCGCCCTCCTCCTGGGACTTGCCGGGATCTCCACGGCGCACATGAGCGCGGTGAACGCCGTCCTGATCTTCGCTCTCCCGGTAATTCTGGTCGCCTGGGGCCGGGCGGCACGTCCGCTCCTCCGCAAGCCCGTCAACGGCAGGAAAGTCGCACTGTTCGCAGTGGTCACCGTGGCCGGAGCAGCAGTGGCGGCTGCCCTGTGGATGTTCCTGCGCCCGGGGTTCTACGACCACTGGGGGCCGACCTCGACGATGGGCGGCGCCATCGGCGAAGCGCTGACCAACGGG
This genomic interval from Arthrobacter sp. zg-Y820 contains the following:
- a CDS encoding DUF6541 family protein translates to MSWIPALPALLTTAGLVVIPGFVIALCLRFKGFSLLALAPAFSSAVVGVFGVLAGLIGVQWNIWTYLAGTAITALAAFLLTLGGRRRNTPAAETASTGARRENHWRTVWVPVAAVVIAAAMVARRLMQLIGQPDNFAQNFDNVFHLNAIRYIVETGSASSLTLGQAQGEGALGLYPALWHSFAAMTVQLTGASVPLSENSINIVAASLIWPLACVFLVRKVFGTNPVITLAAGVLSAVQVAFPYMLLVWGPVFPTMLAVTMLPLLIGVVVMLARGSALDADQPLRRSWWFALLLGLAGISTAHMSAVNAVLIFALPVILVAWGRAARPLLRKPVNGRKVALFAVVTVAGAAVAAALWMFLRPGFYDHWGPTSTMGGAIGEALTNGPMGMSVNWLVTILAVAGTIYLFHIRQHRWLVVSYAIAVTLYVVDAAVERGFLRNFLTGNWYQDTNRIAGFLPVFATALGAVGAWAIVESVMKFATANADRLRPGLRRYGKPLAAAALTVGTVGLALVGYFGPVQQYIKEKTMLYSFTEASPLLTPAELELVDQLDEYVPEDSVIAVNPWNGSSMAYALNGREVLTPHLFAPPDPERVLISAELDTFTPEVCAAVEDKNVDYVLDFGNQVLAELGGVEYVGVTDLAGDPGFELVASTGPASSLYRVTGCD
- a CDS encoding DUF2304 domain-containing protein, encoding MLLIVQIVLVLAVILVSLVLMRGGANARHLAVRRIMLMVFALAAALSIFFPDVLTRVASFLGVGRGTDLVLYATIVCFFVFMATTYQRFRTMENSVTALSRRIALDEAPKPWVSADFELTESRTDGDQQPKEAPRS
- a CDS encoding glycosyltransferase family 2 protein, with the protein product MSVAAVVVSFNRIELLRKCLTALQNQDHRPDEIILVDNGSTDGGPDMVRSEFPDITIFETGNNLGGAGGFAWGLEHAIARGHDAAWLMDDDAEPLQGSLGPLVQAMENADERPGFITSLVVNDAGEPNEGHLPDLSSDVSKQLKAAALGGIAVNSASFVGVLIDLRAAAGMPLPYADFFIWFDDAEYTRRLSRATFGVAIPGSRIYHPEKKNQADMGGRLFYYLRNNLWLRRLDPQPRTLLQNPVRWGAGMAVLALRQGAQAKDRKVWASSAFRGLYEGLAKRPRTIRPGQLISGAVRLGS
- a CDS encoding bifunctional dTDP-4-dehydrorhamnose 3,5-epimerase family protein/NAD(P)-dependent oxidoreductase, which produces MTLEFSKPLVPHETPIPGVVLYDLPVHGDNRGWFKENWQREKMLALGLPDFGPVQNNISFNEKSGTTRGIHAEPWDKYISVATGRIFGAWVDLREGPSFGTVFTAELGPDSAIFIPRGVGNAFQTLEDNTAYTYLVNDHWSADAQGQYTFLNLADETAAINWPIPLEQAELSAKDKAHPRLADVVPMAAKKILVLGADGQLGKALRAAYAGESNVEFATRADFDLTDPLAFADRNWKNYSTIINAGAYTAVDAAETPEGRAAAWEINVNAVARLARAATENRITLVQVSSDYVFDGTAAEHPEDEPFSPLGVYGQTKAAGDAVVSAVPAHYIVRTSWVIGEGNNFVRTMASLAERGISPAVVNDQIGRLTFTEDLAAGIRHLVETGAPFGTYNLTNDGDPVSWADVAADVYETLGRARTDVTGVSTAEYFKGKAGVAPRPLNSVLALDRIRSTGFAPVEASVRLGQYLSPKASATSNMGY
- a CDS encoding glycosyltransferase family 2 protein yields the protein MNRTWIVIPMYNEATVVGSVIEDLRRVFPHVVCVDDGSRDGSQDAARAAGAVVVQHPINLGQGAALQTGIEYALSDPGMTSIVTFDADGQHRVVDAQAMVARLEAGEADIVLGSRFLDNRTQISKAKRLVLKTAAIQSRLATGMNLTDAHNGLRAMNRDVASRLHLTQNRMAHASELVNQLAVMKPHWVEHPVEIIYTDYSKSKGQSLLNSVNILAELFFR
- a CDS encoding glycosyltransferase, with protein sequence MSVPIGVTAVISAFNPPADLVAKVERLLKQVDHVVVVDDGSPKDVSEVLAGLESAGALVLRQESNMGIAAALNAGIAAARRFSPEWYLTLDQDSELDPDYVERALQAAEAAKRAAVPVGMVCAESHNRLPVMLQKPGEDFPEAFDPMQSGTLIPASTLEAVGMLEDDLFIDCVDSEYTARIRQHGLKAIIAPGCNITHAVGDARPMRLGTWHVTVGGQKRFVHSHAPFRVYYITRNGIVMYRRYATKQPVWVLRRIGLEVVFYGVRVVYGPHRLRQIAAIGLGIRDALTGRMGKISPAGSKLVTPRR
- a CDS encoding glycosyltransferase, giving the protein MTSSSARNIQTPQVRVSVCMAAYNGAAHIAEQIDSILPQLGPADELVIVDDASTDDTVKVVSRIADDRIRLISSSDNRGYVRNFEAALTQSRGEYVFLADQDDVWLPGRVEAMIAALQDADVVASNFGFFGHQPRRIESIRLRAADSSRRWANLFALWIGYRPYFGCAMAFRRPARDLILPFPDFLDETHDQWIALVGNLAGRMAHLEQDTLVRRLHENNTTPKQWRSLRLILKARFMLVRAFFEARGRIRRSRRQLHP
- a CDS encoding glycosyltransferase, with the translated sequence MTAVDVMFPYYGDVELMKQAARSVMGQQHQDWRLVVIDDGYPDPEPARWFGTIDDPRVTYQRNEVNLGANGNYRKAVGLVEAPIVVIMGADDVMLPNYLSVVVEAFEQFPEAAAVQPGVQVIDEAGRATQPLVDQVKKAASPRGNDRRALQGEALATSLLHAGWHYFPSIAWRSDVIKRIGFRSEFDVVQDLALILDIAADGGAMVLTPELAFLYRRHSGSDSSVRALDGRRFDEERRFFEGEAERFSRMGWNRAARSARLHITSRLNAATMIGRALVSRKTEAIPKLAKHLFR